AGACGTTGAAGGTCGTCCTGGACGTGGTCGAGGCTCCCCCCGAAAAAAGCACGTACGAGCATATTAAACAGGCCCTCATCGAAAGGCTGGCCAAATCCGATGAGGCCCAGCTGAAACAACTATTTAGCGGCGTGGAGCTCGGTCACAGGAAGCCATCTGAGCTTCTAAGGGAGATGGTGCGTTTGGCGGCCAAGATATTTTATCCGTGGTGAACGACGCCGGCGTTGATCGGTTGGCAAAGGTCGCCGATAAAACCATGGATAGATCAACGGGAGCAGACGTGGCCGCGATTACGACCCCAAGGACGCGTTCCTGCGAACAAGATGGCGGACTGGCCGCCATCATTAACAGACTAGACAGGCTGAAGATGCGGTTGTCCAGGCGCGACCGTCAACGCAGCCCCAGCGGACAACGGCGCGACCACCGCGGGAACCAGCTACAGCGACGGGCCAGGAGTCGCAGCCGTTCTGCCACAGCAAACGGTTGCTGCTATTTCCACAATAAATTCGGGAAGGAGTCCTGGAAATGTAGGAAACCCTGCCGATGGACAGGGACAACAGAACAGAAgcaggaaaattgaaaagcgtACCTCGAGTCGAGGCGGTCGAGGACGCCCCAAGAAAACATCGCCTCTGCGTAAGGGATGTTAGAAATAACATTACATTTCTTATTGATACAGGCGCAGATGTCTCGGTCGTCCCGAAAGCCTTTGGAGGTAGGTGCCCGAAGGTAGGCGATTTCAAGCTCTATGCGGCAAACGGGGCGGTGATTGATACATACGGCGAAAAAATAATAGCAGTAAATTTAGGCCTCAGGCGTGATTTTTCCTGGCGGTTTGTAGTTGCAGACATTTCTAAACCGATAATTGGTGTAGATTTcttgcatttttttaatttattagttgaTCTTCGTTTTAAACGACTGTTGGACGGAAACACAAGACTTCACA
This DNA window, taken from Augochlora pura isolate Apur16 unplaced genomic scaffold, APUR_v2.2.1 APUR_unplaced_4674, whole genome shotgun sequence, encodes the following:
- the LOC144477869 gene encoding uncharacterized protein LOC144477869, whose amino-acid sequence is MDVTAAEKRMENQASEFRAVKLPPFWKEEPRLWFTVLEREFAAYNVKADAVKSSAVTRSLDPETLKVVLDVVEAPPEKSTYEHIKQALIERLAKSDEAQLKQLFSGVELGHRKPSELLREMVRLAAVDRLAKVADKTMDRSTGADVAAITTPRTRSCEQDGGLAAIINRLDRLKMRLSRRDRQRSPSGQRRDHRGNQLQRRARSRSRSATANGCCYFHNKFGKESWKCRKPCRWTGTTEQKQEN